From Toxorhynchites rutilus septentrionalis strain SRP chromosome 2, ASM2978413v1, whole genome shotgun sequence, a single genomic window includes:
- the LOC129766882 gene encoding uncharacterized protein LOC129766882: protein MSEKKIKERVKKRERIIASLKRHVQFLDNFDPSIHMGEVQSRLDKIEAKFGEFEEIQDDIAELDEKDVYEEDCNESYTEFEKLYYGLRAALLEKLPRETEVPDLNNTIVRNNHAVGAHAGVRLPQISLPEFNGDYKGWLSFKSTFVSLIRESEDLNEVQKFHYLKSALKGEAAKLIESLALTNDNYAIAWNTIAKRYSNEYLLKKRHLQALMEYPKVEKESSSAIHTLVDEFEQRLKILDQLGEKTEHWGAMIVHWMCSKLDVKTLQLWEDHAASTKDPTFTILVTFLEKQTRVLEAVSSNVEVKGNLLQKLEVRRPRVVVHSATDNDKKGLVCCCCGDSHILGRCSKFKAKLQFVNSDGFSSNNGGIGNNNKPVGKWENKHNDKTLATNLATNEVKSEYEEEGIDDQEAVGSYNVGTKGGIISSVFLSTVVLVIRAQYGGKQLARALLDSGSQANIMSERLCQILGLKRRTINVPISRICHSETRARFLVTSTISSRVQDFSMRMEFLVLRKVTSELPSAHIPVAHWKIPNGIQLADPNFNVSSRIDLLIGAEHFYRILYEKEMKRMTLGPELPMLINSAFGWIVTGKVSDARSNVVGSVGAAWSKEEQDSSAIKHLTTVTTHGRQRQGATNLRYFFRTYQNEEDDAAPCKTKEKYTWVKAETAFPRIGRSKLG, encoded by the exons ATGAGTGAGAAGAAAATTAAGGAAAGGGTTAAGAAGCGGGAGCGCATTATCGCTTCATTAAAGCGACACGTTCAATTTCTGGATAATTTCGATCCAAGTATTCACATGGGGGAAGTTCAGTCAAGACTGGACAAAATAGAGGCAAAATTTGGCgaattcgaagaaattcagGACGATATCGCTGAGCTGGATGAAAAGGACGTTTATGAAGAGGACTGTAACGAATCATATACGGAATTCGAGAAGCTGTACTACGGACTAAGGGCAGCCCTGCTGGAGAAGTTACCACGAGAAACGGAGGTTCCAGATTTGAACAACACTATCGTTAGAAACAATCACGCTGTAGGAGCACACGCTGGAGTACGACTGCCGCAGATTTCATTACCGGAGTTCAACGGTGACTATAAAGGGTGGTTGTCTTTTAAATCAACATTCGTGTCACTAATTCGTGAGTCGGAGGACCTTAATGAAGTTCAGAAGTTCCACTATCTCAAGTCAGCACTAAAAGGGGAAGCGGCCAAACTCATCGAGTCGCTCGCATTAACAAACGATAATTATGCGATTGCGTGGAATACGATCGCGAAGCGGTATTCTAATGAGTACCTCCTGAAGAAAAGACATTTGCAGGCGCTCATGGAGTACCCAAAGGTGGAGAAGGAGTCATCATCAGCGATTCATACTCTGGTCGACGAATTTGAACAAAGGTTAAAGATTCTGGATCAGCTAGGGGAGAAGACTGAACATTGGGGTGCAATGATAGTGCACTGGATGTGCTCCAAATTGGATGTGAAAACGCTTCAGCTGTGGGAGGATCATGCGGCTTCAACGAAGGACCCGACATTCACGATTTTGGTGACTTTTCTGGAGAAGCAGACAAGGGTGTTGGAAGCTGTTTCCTCGAACGTCGAGGTGAAAGGCAATTTGTTACAGAAGCTGGAAGTTAGACGTCCAAGGGTCGTAGTTCATTCCGCTACCGACAATGACAAGAAAGGTTTAGTCTGCTGTTGTTGTGGGGATTCGCATATACTAGGACGATGTAGCAAATTCAAGGCGAAGTTACAGTTCGTGAACAGTGACG GATTTTCTTCGAACAATGGCGGTATCGGAAATAATAACAAACCGGTTGGCAAATGGGAAAATAAACATAACGACAAGACGTTAGCAACAAATTTGGCAACTAACGAGGTTAAATCTGAGTACGAGGAAGAAGGAATTGACGATCAAGAAGCTGTTGGATCATACAACGTAGGAACCAAAGGCGGTATCATTTCAAGTGTATTTTTATCTACGGTTGTTCTGGTCATACGGGCCCAATACGGAGGGAAACAGTTGGCACGAGCATTGCTTGACAGCGGTTCACAAGCAAACATTATGAGCGAACGACTATGTCAGATACTTGGCCTGAAGCGACGTACGATAAACGTACCGATTAGTCGTATTTGTCACTCGGAAACACGAGCGAGATTCTTGGTAACCAGTACTATCAGTTCAAGAGTACAGGATTTTTCAATGAGGATGGAATTTCTGGTTCTCCGAAAGGTTACGTCGGAGCTGCCATCGGCACATATACCGGTGGCACATTGGAAGATTCCAAATGGTATTCAGTTGGCTGATCCGAATTTCAACGTTAGTAGTCGGATCGATCTTCTCATTGGAGCAGAGCACTTTTATCGAATATTGTACGAGaaagagatgaaacggatgaCGTTGGGACCGGAGCTGCCTATGCTAATCAATTCAGCATTCGGTTGGATCGTTACAGGAAAGGTTTCTGATGCGCGAAGTAACGTGGTTGGGAGCGTGGGAGCGGCTTGGTCAAAAGAGGAACAAGATA